One region of Clostridium sp. Marseille-P299 genomic DNA includes:
- the rplE gene encoding 50S ribosomal protein L5 translates to MTRLKEIYMNEIMAGMKKKFGYTNDMQIPKLDKIVINMGVGEAKDNAKALESAVRDMQIIAGQKPVITKARKSIANFKLREGVAIGCKVTLRGEKMYEFADRLINLSLPRVRDFRGVNPNAFDGRGNYALGIKEQLIFPEIEYDKVDKVRGMDVIFVTTAKTDEEARELLTLFGMPFSK, encoded by the coding sequence TTGACTAGATTAAAAGAAATTTATATGAACGAAATCATGGCTGGTATGAAGAAGAAATTCGGTTATACGAACGATATGCAGATACCTAAGCTTGATAAAATAGTCATCAACATGGGTGTTGGTGAAGCAAAAGATAATGCGAAAGCACTTGAATCTGCTGTTAGAGATATGCAAATTATTGCAGGACAAAAACCTGTAATTACTAAAGCAAGAAAGTCAATTGCTAACTTTAAACTTAGAGAAGGCGTAGCTATTGGATGTAAAGTAACTTTAAGAGGCGAGAAAATGTATGAATTCGCAGATCGTCTTATTAACTTATCTCTTCCACGTGTACGTGACTTTAGAGGTGTAAACCCTAATGCATTTGACGGTAGAGGTAACTATGCTCTTGGTATTAAAGAGCAATTAATCTTCCCAGAAATCGAATACGATAAGGTTGATAAGGTTCGTGGTATGGATGTTATTTTCGTAACAACTGCCAAGACAGATGAAGAAGCTCGTGAATTATTGACATTATTCGGTATGCCATTTAGCAAATAG
- the rpsE gene encoding 30S ribosomal protein S5 codes for MKRTIIDASQLELEDKVVSIKRVTKVVKGGRNFRFTALVVVGDRNGHVGAGLGKATEIPEAIRKGKEDAIKKLITLPLDQNGSVPHDYIGKFGSASVLLKRSPEGTGVIAGGPARNVLELAGFKNIRTKSLGSNNKQNVVLATIEGLSQLKTPEEVAALRGISVEELLG; via the coding sequence ATGAAACGTACAATCATTGATGCTAGTCAGTTAGAATTAGAAGATAAAGTAGTATCAATCAAGCGTGTAACAAAGGTTGTTAAAGGTGGACGTAATTTTCGTTTTACAGCCTTAGTCGTTGTTGGAGATAGAAACGGCCATGTTGGTGCAGGCTTAGGAAAAGCAACTGAAATTCCTGAAGCAATCCGTAAAGGAAAAGAAGATGCAATTAAGAAATTAATTACTTTACCTCTTGATCAAAATGGTAGTGTACCTCATGATTACATTGGTAAATTTGGTAGCGCATCCGTACTTTTAAAGCGTAGCCCAGAAGGTACTGGTGTTATCGCGGGTGGTCCTGCTCGTAACGTATTAGAGCTTGCAGGCTTTAAGAACATCCGTACAAAATCACTTGGCTCCAACAATAAGCAAAACGTGGTTTTAGCAACTATTGAAGGTTTAAGCCAATTAAAGACTCCAGAGGAAGTAGCTGCTCTTCGTGGCATTTCCGTTGAAGAGTTATTGGGTTAA
- the rplD gene encoding 50S ribosomal protein L4 translates to MANVKVYNIEGKEVGSLELNDAIFGVEVNEHLMHMAVVSQLANKRQGTQSAKTRAEVSGGGRKPWRQKGTGHARQGSTRAPQWKGGGVVFAPKPRDYSFKMNKKEKALAIKSALTSRVAADKIVVLDSINFDEIKTKKMAAVLENLKVNKALLVLDKKDDNVILSARNIPTVRTATSNAINVYDIVKYDTLVITKDAVAQIEEVYA, encoded by the coding sequence ATGGCAAATGTAAAAGTTTATAATATAGAAGGCAAAGAAGTTGGTTCATTAGAACTTAATGATGCAATCTTTGGCGTAGAAGTAAATGAACATTTAATGCATATGGCTGTTGTGAGCCAGCTTGCAAATAAGCGTCAAGGAACACAAAGCGCTAAGACACGTGCCGAAGTAAGCGGTGGTGGAAGAAAGCCATGGAGACAAAAAGGAACTGGTCATGCTAGACAAGGTTCAACAAGAGCTCCTCAATGGAAAGGCGGCGGCGTTGTATTTGCTCCAAAGCCAAGAGATTATTCATTCAAGATGAATAAGAAAGAAAAAGCACTTGCAATTAAGTCTGCTTTAACTTCAAGAGTAGCAGCTGACAAGATCGTTGTTTTAGATTCCATTAATTTTGATGAAATCAAGACTAAGAAAATGGCAGCAGTTCTTGAAAACTTAAAAGTTAACAAAGCGTTATTAGTTCTTGATAAGAAAGATGACAACGTTATTCTTTCTGCAAGAAACATTCCTACGGTAAGAACAGCAACATCAAACGCTATCAATGTATATGACATTGTTAAGTATGATACCTTAGTAATTACCAAGGATGCAGTGGCACAGATCGAGGAGGTGTACGCATAA
- the rpmC gene encoding 50S ribosomal protein L29, translating to MKTNKYVEDLKAKSPAELNEALVAAKKELFNLRFQNATNQLDNTSRIKDVRKNIARIQTVISEKAKAAN from the coding sequence GTGAAAACTAATAAATATGTAGAAGATTTAAAGGCAAAATCCCCTGCAGAGTTAAATGAAGCTTTAGTAGCTGCTAAAAAGGAACTCTTCAACTTAAGATTCCAAAACGCAACAAATCAATTAGATAACACAAGCAGAATTAAAGACGTTAGAAAAAACATTGCTAGAATTCAGACCGTGATCTCTGAGAAAGCAAAGGCAGCTAACTAA
- a CDS encoding class I SAM-dependent methyltransferase yields MWIANDWKDYEVIDTSKGEKLERWGKYTLLRPDPQVIWDTPRKDKAWKNCNAHYHRSAKGGGEWEFFDLPKQWQISYKSLTFNLQPFSFKHTGLFPEQAVNWDWFSDKIKEALKKEPNRQIKVLNLFAYTGGATIAAAKAGAAVTHVDASKGMVTWAKENAISSGLGDAPIRYIVDDCVKFVEREIRRGNRYDAIIMDPPSYGRGPKGEIWKIEESIHSFVKLCTEVLTDKPLFYLINSYTTGLQPAVLSYLLSIEVKEKFGGLVTADEIGLPVTVTKLALPCGASGRWESID; encoded by the coding sequence ATGTGGATAGCAAACGATTGGAAAGATTATGAGGTTATAGATACATCAAAAGGTGAGAAGTTAGAAAGATGGGGTAAGTACACACTTTTACGTCCAGACCCACAAGTAATCTGGGATACGCCAAGAAAGGATAAAGCATGGAAGAATTGCAATGCACATTATCATAGAAGTGCAAAAGGTGGCGGAGAATGGGAGTTCTTTGATTTACCAAAACAATGGCAGATAAGTTATAAGTCATTAACATTTAATTTACAACCATTTAGTTTTAAACATACAGGGTTATTTCCAGAGCAGGCGGTTAATTGGGACTGGTTTAGTGATAAAATAAAAGAGGCATTAAAAAAAGAACCAAATCGTCAAATAAAAGTATTGAACTTATTTGCTTATACAGGAGGAGCTACAATTGCAGCAGCAAAGGCAGGAGCAGCAGTTACTCATGTTGATGCATCAAAAGGTATGGTAACCTGGGCAAAAGAGAATGCAATATCTTCAGGACTTGGAGATGCACCAATCCGTTATATAGTAGACGATTGTGTAAAATTTGTTGAACGTGAGATTAGAAGAGGGAATCGTTATGATGCTATTATAATGGATCCACCTTCCTATGGTAGAGGACCAAAAGGTGAGATATGGAAGATTGAAGAGAGCATTCATTCTTTTGTTAAGTTATGTACTGAGGTATTAACGGACAAACCATTATTTTATTTAATAAATTCATATACTACCGGTTTACAACCAGCGGTATTATCTTATTTACTTAGTATTGAAGTAAAAGAAAAGTTTGGTGGTCTAGTTACAGCAGATGAAATTGGCTTACCAGTTACAGTAACAAAGCTTGCGCTACCTTGTGGGGCATCAGGACGATGGGAATCAATTGATTAG
- the rplB gene encoding 50S ribosomal protein L2 produces the protein MGIKKYNPYTPSRRHMTGSDFSEITCSTPEKSLVVSLKKNAGRNNQGKITVRHHGGGSRRKYRIIDFKRKKDGIPAVVKTIEYDPNRTANIALITYADGEKAYILAPVGLTVGDTVMNGETAEIKVGNCLPLANIPVGSQIHNIELYPGKGGQLVRSAGNSAQLMAKEGKYATLRLPSGEMRMVPIICRATLGQVGNADHELITVGKAGRKRHMGIRPTVRGSVMNPNDHPHGGGEGRTGIGRPGPSTPWGKPALGLKTRKKKKQSNKLIIRRRDGKTLTK, from the coding sequence ATGGGAATTAAAAAGTACAACCCATATACACCTTCCAGAAGACATATGACTGGCTCCGATTTTTCAGAAATCACTTGTTCAACACCTGAAAAATCTTTAGTTGTTTCTTTAAAGAAAAACGCTGGTCGTAACAATCAAGGAAAGATTACAGTAAGACATCATGGTGGTGGTTCTAGAAGAAAATACAGAATCATCGACTTTAAGAGAAAGAAGGACGGTATTCCAGCTGTTGTTAAGACAATTGAATACGATCCAAATAGAACAGCAAACATCGCTTTAATCACATATGCTGATGGCGAGAAAGCATATATTTTAGCACCAGTAGGATTAACTGTTGGTGATACAGTAATGAATGGTGAAACAGCTGAAATTAAAGTAGGAAACTGTTTACCACTTGCAAACATCCCAGTAGGTTCTCAGATTCATAACATTGAGTTATATCCAGGTAAGGGTGGACAGTTAGTTCGTTCCGCTGGTAACTCCGCTCAGTTAATGGCTAAGGAAGGCAAATATGCTACACTTAGATTACCATCTGGTGAAATGAGAATGGTACCAATTATCTGCCGTGCAACACTTGGCCAGGTTGGTAACGCTGATCACGAATTAATTACAGTTGGTAAAGCAGGACGTAAACGTCATATGGGTATTAGACCTACAGTTCGTGGTTCTGTAATGAACCCTAATGACCATCCACATGGTGGTGGTGAAGGTAGAACTGGTATCGGTCGTCCAGGACCATCTACACCTTGGGGCAAACCAGCACTTGGACTTAAGACTCGTAAGAAGAAGAAACAGTCCAATAAGTTAATTATCAGAAGAAGAGACGGTAAGACATTAACGAAGTAA
- the rplX gene encoding 50S ribosomal protein L24 has translation MATTKIKKGDTVKVIAGKDKGKEGKVISVSDGKVLVEGVNTVTKHSKASQSNPKGGIIHQEAPIDASNVMYLHKGKTTRIGFTTVDGKKGPKKVRVAKTTGDIID, from the coding sequence ATGGCAACTACAAAAATCAAGAAGGGTGATACCGTTAAGGTAATCGCTGGTAAAGATAAAGGAAAAGAAGGAAAAGTAATTTCCGTTTCCGATGGAAAAGTTTTAGTAGAAGGTGTTAACACAGTAACAAAGCACAGCAAGGCATCTCAAAGCAATCCAAAGGGTGGTATTATCCATCAGGAAGCTCCTATTGATGCATCTAACGTTATGTATTTACACAAAGGTAAAACTACAAGAATCGGTTTTACAACAGTTGATGGCAAAAAAGGTCCTAAAAAAGTTCGTGTTGCTAAAACAACCGGAGATATCATTGACTAA
- the rplW gene encoding 50S ribosomal protein L23, giving the protein MANLKYYDVILKPIVTEKSMNSMSEKKYTFSVHPEATKSQVKEAVEKMFAGTKVASVNTMNLDGKNRRRGNTVGKTAKMKKAIVQLTADSAEIEIFSGL; this is encoded by the coding sequence ATGGCAAATTTAAAATATTATGATGTTATACTTAAGCCAATCGTTACTGAGAAGAGTATGAACTCCATGAGCGAAAAGAAATATACTTTTTCAGTTCATCCAGAAGCTACAAAATCTCAGGTAAAAGAAGCTGTTGAAAAGATGTTTGCCGGCACTAAGGTAGCAAGCGTAAACACAATGAACTTGGACGGAAAGAACCGTAGACGTGGAAATACCGTTGGTAAAACAGCAAAAATGAAAAAAGCTATTGTTCAGTTAACAGCTGACAGTGCAGAAATTGAAATTTTCTCTGGACTATAA
- a CDS encoding zinc ribbon domain-containing protein — protein sequence MYCRKCSNSIPDSSVSCPICGTKVSTSNSFTENSLSKGGRNSADTKLSKIIAILFAVISSLTMLLFILLPQGAINRIDNQKSYDMFNLFKSTTLDYNLYKTSGDYDNLVNSINDGTLSENTKSTDENYAFYKNYTFHQKLMSYTTTKSPAYFEKFIAASVIILLIIGIYTIYKVSKEFEKSFAAQNVSAYTNIIIAILLLMVSYVIKWDYYLIKDTIIPANYIALSPVVVFYLILGIVQKVVITLQMHKHGIVLSSHIGELTAE from the coding sequence ATGTATTGTAGAAAATGTTCCAATTCAATACCTGATTCATCAGTAAGTTGCCCGATATGTGGCACCAAAGTATCTACAAGTAATTCTTTTACGGAAAATTCCTTATCTAAGGGAGGTAGGAATTCTGCAGATACTAAATTAAGCAAAATAATTGCAATTTTATTCGCTGTTATCTCATCATTAACAATGTTACTATTTATCTTACTTCCACAAGGTGCGATTAATCGAATTGATAACCAAAAGTCCTATGACATGTTCAATTTGTTTAAGTCTACTACCTTGGACTACAACCTTTATAAGACATCAGGAGATTATGACAATCTAGTTAATTCAATTAACGATGGAACACTTTCAGAAAATACAAAAAGTACAGATGAAAATTATGCCTTTTACAAGAATTATACGTTTCACCAAAAGCTAATGAGCTACACTACAACAAAATCACCTGCTTATTTTGAAAAATTTATAGCTGCTTCGGTGATAATTTTATTAATCATTGGTATCTACACAATTTATAAAGTATCAAAAGAATTCGAGAAATCTTTTGCAGCTCAGAATGTAAGTGCTTACACTAATATTATCATCGCTATTTTACTTCTTATGGTATCTTACGTTATCAAATGGGATTATTACCTTATTAAAGACACTATAATACCTGCTAATTATATTGCTTTAAGCCCAGTAGTTGTATTTTATTTAATACTTGGTATTGTACAAAAAGTAGTTATCACTCTTCAAATGCACAAACATGGCATTGTATTATCCTCTCATATCGGTGAACTAACAGCAGAGTAA
- the rplF gene encoding 50S ribosomal protein L6 yields the protein MSRIGRMPIAVPAGVTVDIAENNKVTVKGPLGTLERVLPAEMEIKLEGAEIIVTRPNELKRMKSLHGLTRTLIANMVTGVTTGYQKVLEINGVGYRAAKAGKDLTLTLGYSHPVVMTDPEGVETVLEGQNKITVKGIDKEKVGQYAAEIRDKRRPEPYKGKGIKYADEVIRRKVGKTGKK from the coding sequence ATGTCACGTATAGGAAGAATGCCAATCGCGGTACCAGCAGGAGTAACTGTTGATATTGCAGAAAATAATAAAGTGACTGTAAAAGGTCCTTTAGGTACACTTGAAAGAGTGTTACCTGCTGAGATGGAAATTAAATTAGAAGGCGCAGAAATTATTGTTACAAGACCAAACGAATTAAAGAGAATGAAATCTTTACATGGTCTTACTAGAACATTAATCGCTAATATGGTAACTGGTGTTACTACTGGATATCAAAAAGTTCTTGAAATCAACGGTGTTGGTTACAGAGCTGCAAAAGCTGGTAAGGACCTTACATTAACTCTTGGATATTCTCATCCAGTAGTTATGACTGATCCTGAAGGCGTTGAAACTGTTCTTGAAGGACAAAATAAGATTACTGTTAAAGGTATCGACAAAGAAAAAGTTGGCCAATACGCTGCTGAAATCAGAGATAAGAGAAGACCTGAACCTTATAAGGGCAAGGGAATTAAGTATGCTGATGAAGTGATCAGACGTAAAGTTGGTAAGACTGGTAAGAAGTAG
- a CDS encoding type Z 30S ribosomal protein S14, producing MAKTSMKVKQQRTQKFSTREYNRCRICGRPHAYLRKYGICRICFRELAYKGQIPGVKKASW from the coding sequence ATGGCTAAAACGTCAATGAAAGTGAAACAACAACGTACACAGAAATTCTCAACAAGAGAATATAATCGTTGTAGAATCTGTGGACGTCCTCATGCTTACTTAAGAAAATACGGAATCTGCAGAATTTGCTTCCGTGAGTTAGCATATAAGGGACAAATACCAGGTGTTAAAAAAGCAAGCTGGTAG
- the rpsC gene encoding 30S ribosomal protein S3, with protein sequence MGQKVNPHGLRVGVINDWDSRWYAEADFADNLVEDYNIRTYLKKKLYSSGVAKIEIERASDKLKVIIFTAKPGVVIGKAGSEIEKLKVELTKFTDKKLNIEIKEIKKPDANAQLVAENIATQLENRISFRRAMKSTMSRTMKTGAKGIKTAVSGRLGGADMARTEFYSDGTIPLQTLRADIDYGFAEADTTYGKLGVKVWVYHGEVLPTKGEKKEGSDK encoded by the coding sequence ATGGGACAAAAAGTTAATCCTCATGGCTTAAGAGTCGGAGTTATCAATGACTGGGACTCAAGATGGTATGCGGAAGCTGATTTTGCAGATAACTTAGTTGAAGACTACAATATCAGAACATACTTGAAGAAAAAGTTATACAGTTCAGGTGTTGCTAAGATCGAAATTGAGCGTGCATCTGATAAATTAAAGGTTATCATCTTCACAGCTAAACCAGGCGTTGTAATTGGTAAAGCTGGTTCAGAAATCGAAAAATTAAAAGTAGAACTTACTAAGTTTACAGATAAAAAACTTAACATTGAAATCAAAGAAATCAAAAAGCCAGATGCAAATGCTCAGTTAGTAGCTGAAAACATTGCAACTCAGCTTGAAAATCGTATTTCTTTTAGAAGAGCAATGAAATCAACAATGTCTAGAACAATGAAGACTGGTGCTAAGGGTATTAAAACTGCAGTATCCGGACGTCTTGGTGGTGCTGATATGGCTCGTACAGAGTTCTATAGCGACGGAACTATTCCACTACAGACACTTCGTGCAGATATTGATTATGGATTCGCAGAAGCAGACACAACTTATGGTAAATTAGGCGTTAAAGTTTGGGTTTACCATGGTGAAGTACTTCCAACAAAAGGAGAAAAAAAGGAAGGGAGCGATAAATAA
- the rpsS gene encoding 30S ribosomal protein S19: MARSLKKGPFADDHLLKKVDAMNNAGDKTVIKTWSRRSTIFPQFVGHTFAVHDGRRHVPVYVTEDMVGHKLGEFVATRTFRGHGKDEKKARR; the protein is encoded by the coding sequence ATGGCACGTTCATTAAAGAAGGGACCATTCGCTGATGATCATTTACTTAAAAAAGTAGATGCTATGAATAATGCAGGCGATAAGACAGTAATTAAGACATGGTCACGTCGTTCTACAATTTTCCCACAGTTTGTTGGTCATACATTCGCTGTTCATGATGGAAGAAGACATGTTCCTGTATATGTTACTGAGGATATGGTTGGACACAAACTTGGTGAGTTTGTTGCAACAAGAACATTCCGTGGACATGGAAAAGATGAGAAGAAGGCAAGAAGATAA
- the rpsQ gene encoding 30S ribosomal protein S17 codes for MERNLRKVRTGKVVSDKMDKTIVVAVVDNVKHPLYNKIVKRTYKLKAHDENNECKIGDRVKVMETRPLSKDKRWRLVEIIEKAK; via the coding sequence GTGGAAAGAAATCTAAGAAAAGTTCGTACCGGTAAGGTCGTAAGTGATAAGATGGATAAGACTATCGTTGTAGCAGTAGTTGATAACGTAAAGCATCCTCTTTATAACAAAATCGTAAAGAGAACTTACAAATTAAAGGCTCACGATGAAAACAACGAATGCAAAATTGGCGATAGAGTAAAAGTTATGGAAACAAGACCATTATCTAAAGATAAAAGATGGAGACTTGTTGAAATCATTGAAAAAGCAAAATAA
- the rplP gene encoding 50S ribosomal protein L16 yields the protein MLMPKRVKRRKQFRGTMTGKAMRGNTISNGEYGIVAVEPAWIKSNQIEAARIAMTRYIKRGGKVWIKIFPDKPVTTKPAETRMGSGKGSLEYWVAVVKPGRVMFEIAGVPEETAREALRLATHKLPVKCKIVSRADLEGGAGSEN from the coding sequence ATGTTAATGCCAAAAAGAGTAAAGCGTCGTAAGCAATTCCGTGGCACTATGACAGGTAAAGCTATGAGAGGTAATACAATCTCTAACGGCGAATATGGTATTGTAGCTGTTGAACCAGCATGGATTAAATCTAACCAGATCGAAGCAGCACGTATTGCTATGACACGTTATATCAAACGTGGTGGTAAGGTTTGGATTAAAATATTCCCTGATAAACCAGTAACAACTAAACCAGCTGAAACTCGTATGGGTTCCGGTAAAGGTTCTTTAGAATATTGGGTAGCAGTAGTTAAACCAGGACGCGTTATGTTTGAAATCGCTGGCGTTCCTGAAGAAACAGCTAGAGAAGCTCTTCGTCTTGCTACTCACAAGTTACCAGTAAAGTGCAAGATAGTTTCTCGCGCAGACTTAGAAGGAGGTGCGGGCAGTGAAAACTAA
- the rplR gene encoding 50S ribosomal protein L18, which yields MVSKESKSKIRVKKHTRLRNRFSGTPERPRLAVFRSNNHMYAQIIDDTVGNTLVSASTLQKDVKAELEKTNDVAAAAYLGTVIAKKALEKGIKAVVFDRGGFIYQGKIQALADAAREAGLEF from the coding sequence ATGGTTAGTAAAGAGTCAAAGTCTAAAATCCGTGTGAAAAAGCATACAAGATTACGTAATCGTTTCTCAGGTACTCCAGAAAGACCACGTCTAGCTGTGTTTAGAAGTAATAATCATATGTACGCTCAGATCATCGATGACACTGTTGGTAATACATTAGTTTCAGCTTCAACACTTCAAAAAGACGTGAAAGCTGAACTTGAGAAAACCAATGATGTTGCAGCAGCAGCATACTTAGGTACTGTTATCGCAAAGAAAGCTTTAGAAAAAGGTATTAAAGCTGTTGTATTCGATAGAGGCGGATTCATATATCAGGGAAAAATTCAAGCATTAGCAGATGCAGCTAGAGAAGCTGGTCTCGAATTCTAG
- the rplN gene encoding 50S ribosomal protein L14, whose translation MVQTETRLKVADNTGAKELLCIRVLGGSTRRYANIGDIIVASVKDATPGGVVKKGDVVKAVVVRSVKGARRKDGSYIRFDENAAVIIKDDKNPKGTRIFGPVARELREKQFMKIVSLAPEVL comes from the coding sequence ATGGTACAAACAGAAACCAGACTTAAGGTTGCTGACAATACCGGTGCTAAAGAATTACTTTGCATTAGAGTATTGGGTGGCTCCACAAGAAGATATGCTAATATAGGCGATATCATCGTAGCTTCTGTTAAAGATGCAACACCAGGCGGAGTTGTAAAGAAGGGCGATGTTGTTAAGGCTGTAGTCGTACGTTCTGTAAAGGGAGCTCGTCGTAAGGACGGTTCTTATATCAGATTTGACGAAAATGCTGCCGTAATTATTAAAGATGATAAGAATCCAAAAGGAACTCGTATCTTTGGACCAGTAGCTAGAGAATTGAGAGAAAAGCAATTCATGAAAATCGTTTCACTAGCACCAGAAGTATTATAA
- the rpsH gene encoding 30S ribosomal protein S8 — protein MTMSDPIADMLTRIRNANTAKHDTVDVPASKMKIAIAEILLKEGYIKGFEIEEVGSFKTIHITLKYGKDKNVKVITGLKRISKPGLRVFANRDELPKVLGGLGIAIISTNKGVLTDKEARQQNVGGEVLAFIW, from the coding sequence ATGACAATGAGCGATCCAATCGCAGATATGCTTACAAGAATCCGTAACGCAAACACTGCTAAACATGATACAGTAGATGTACCTGCTTCTAAGATGAAAATTGCAATCGCAGAAATCCTCTTAAAAGAAGGTTATATTAAAGGCTTTGAAATAGAAGAAGTTGGAAGCTTCAAGACAATCCATATCACACTTAAGTATGGTAAGGATAAAAACGTTAAGGTAATTACAGGACTTAAGAGAATTTCTAAACCAGGACTTCGTGTATTTGCGAACAGAGATGAACTTCCTAAGGTTCTTGGTGGTTTAGGTATAGCTATTATTTCTACTAACAAGGGTGTTCTTACTGATAAAGAAGCAAGACAACAAAACGTTGGTGGAGAAGTATTAGCATTTATCTGGTAA
- the rplC gene encoding 50S ribosomal protein L3, with the protein MKKAILATKVGMTQIFNEDGKLIPVTVLQAGPCAVTQVKTVENDGYNAVQVGFGDIREVLVNKPRKGHFAKAGVANKRFLKEFKFENATDYTVGQEIKVDIFSAGDKIDATGTSKGKGFQGAIKRHGLSRGPMGHGSKYHRHAGSNGAATTPGRVFKGKHMPGQMGNVKVTVQNLEVVKVDVDNNIILVKGAVPGPKKAMIMLKETVKSAN; encoded by the coding sequence ATGAAAAAGGCAATATTAGCTACAAAAGTTGGAATGACTCAGATCTTCAATGAAGATGGAAAATTAATTCCAGTTACAGTATTGCAAGCTGGTCCATGTGCAGTTACTCAGGTTAAAACTGTAGAAAACGACGGATACAATGCAGTACAGGTTGGTTTTGGCGACATTAGAGAAGTGCTCGTTAACAAACCAAGAAAGGGACACTTTGCAAAAGCAGGTGTTGCAAATAAGAGATTTCTTAAAGAGTTTAAGTTTGAGAATGCAACAGACTACACAGTAGGTCAGGAAATCAAAGTTGATATCTTCTCCGCTGGAGATAAGATTGATGCAACTGGTACTTCTAAGGGTAAAGGTTTCCAAGGTGCTATTAAGAGACATGGTCTTTCTAGAGGACCTATGGGACATGGTTCTAAGTACCATAGACATGCTGGTTCTAACGGTGCTGCTACAACTCCAGGCCGTGTATTCAAAGGTAAACACATGCCAGGTCAAATGGGTAATGTGAAAGTAACAGTACAGAACCTTGAAGTAGTTAAAGTTGATGTTGACAATAATATTATCTTAGTTAAAGGTGCTGTTCCAGGACCAAAGAAAGCTATGATAATGTTAAAAGAAACAGTAAAAAGCGCAAACTAA
- the rpsJ gene encoding 30S ribosomal protein S10 has protein sequence MASQVMRITLKAYDHHLIDASAGKIIETVKKTGSKVSGPVPLPTKKEVVTILRAVHKYKDSREQFEQRTHKRLIDIIAPTQKTVDALSRLEMPAGVYIDIKMKAK, from the coding sequence ATGGCAAGTCAAGTTATGAGAATTACTCTCAAAGCGTATGATCATCATTTAATCGATGCATCCGCAGGTAAAATTATTGAAACTGTAAAGAAAACAGGATCTAAGGTGAGCGGACCAGTTCCACTACCTACTAAGAAAGAGGTTGTTACTATTCTTAGAGCGGTACACAAGTACAAAGATTCTAGAGAACAGTTTGAGCAAAGAACACATAAGAGATTAATCGACATCATTGCTCCAACACAGAAAACTGTTGATGCATTATCAAGATTAGAAATGCCAGCAGGTGTTTACATTGACATCAAAATGAAAGCAAAATAA
- the rplV gene encoding 50S ribosomal protein L22, protein MAKGHRSQIKRERNANKDTRPSAKLSYARVSVQKACFVLDAIRGKDVQTALGILAYNPRYASTLIEKLLKSAIANAENNNGMDVSKLYIQECYAGSAPTMKRIKPRAQGRAYRILKRTSHITIVLNER, encoded by the coding sequence ATGGCGAAAGGACATAGATCCCAGATAAAGAGAGAAAGAAACGCAAATAAAGATACAAGACCTAGTGCAAAATTATCTTACGCTAGAGTATCTGTTCAAAAAGCATGTTTCGTTCTTGATGCAATCAGAGGCAAGGATGTACAGACAGCACTTGGTATTTTAGCTTATAACCCAAGATATGCTTCAACTTTAATAGAGAAATTATTAAAATCAGCAATTGCAAATGCTGAAAACAATAACGGAATGGATGTATCAAAACTTTACATTCAAGAATGTTATGCAGGAAGCGCACCAACAATGAAGAGAATCAAACCTAGAGCACAGGGTAGAGCTTATAGAATCTTAAAGAGAACTAGCCATATCACAATCGTGCTTAATGAAAGATAA